A single region of the Triticum dicoccoides isolate Atlit2015 ecotype Zavitan chromosome 2B, WEW_v2.0, whole genome shotgun sequence genome encodes:
- the LOC119365780 gene encoding zinc finger BED domain-containing protein RICESLEEPER 2-like encodes MRRRSLPGGSAMGNPGRHEKDGSMKAMVKFDGAHISPIKRHNNQSKVAPEELQPIWEEFQPIYLNGKVQFADCLHCHNRLGYNGDSFLRRHLKTCPAKPEATSAEVTEWMSPQDSCLPIVTTDDISSVSPLKWRSKIWEGFTPIFVEGELQGADCIHCHKRLSKHGGHLNRHALACSKRHGHDHSHQKGNRSSLPKLKSRVRDESSPARKAQITKCSSKLRRASSSSGITYRPIQVVSDHLSLPAPDGTKCSSKLRRASSSSGITYRPIQMVADHLSLPAPDGSKCSSKLRRASSSSGITYRPIQVVADHLSLPAPDGAGLKKQKTSSMTNATAISTSKFGQDSPYQDIARLITLHGYPLSIVENEDMRRILKNISHMTNKVSLSDMEEHLLALFQKKKINVKDEIALTSQRISLSASIWTHDGPEPAVNYLCLTAHFITEDWKIHRLVIKFGMYWCSPTNLERIIHCKEACVPESESGSYNVIWDAIRDWNLDQKILSLTSVGEIKNDANTLKLKEMLINKRCLPIRGKLYNIACVDDMLNSVVSDGRSYILFLVGDIVKDFFGACASSSSMQQQLLEVISQMSLKCPQEDAKWWHKLYFRLEVVLQFNKLFPAAEVLSPEDMTATWSICKILRTFYRVIEVISSPSSPTANVYFSEVWKVRTVLQEEASNDHTEIVTLVMEMQEAFDEYWQNSYVWLSIPVVLDPRFKMSFIQFRLQRAYSTDSLGYLSEIHDTVQELFDEYYDATEQLSGVRLLRSAALDTADNDPLEDWDEHLNCQMSSELEDYLGEVLVPRKDDFDILKWWMEHATKYPTLAAIARDVLAMPASAVQSEAAFSSSGPVIPKHQSTLSIETIEALVCSRDWMR; translated from the exons ATGCGTCGGCGATCGCTTCCCGGCGGTTCAG CTATGGGGAATCCTGGTAGGCACGAGAAGGATGGAAGCATGAAGGCGATGGTTAAATTTGATGGTGCTCACATCTCGCCCATAAAAAGGCACAATAATCAGTCCAAGGTGGCGCCGGAGGAGTTGCAGCCAATTTGGGAGGAGTTCCAGCCGATCTATCTGAATGGGAAGGTTCAGTTTGCAGACTGCCTCCACTGCCACAACCGCCTCGGCTACAATGGGGATAGCTTTCTGCGCCGGCATCTGAAAACCTGCCCAGCCAAACCGGAAGCGACGTCGGCCGAAGTGACGGAGTGGATGTCGCCACAGGATTCCTGCCTCCCAATTG TGACGACCGACGACATAAGCTCAGTAAGTCCCTTAAAATGGAGGTCCAAAATATGGGAGGGTTTCACACCCATCTTCGTTGAGGGGGAACTGCAGGGTGCAGATTGCATCCATTGCCACAAGCGCCTCAGCAAACATGGAGGCCATCTGAATCGACATGCTCTAGCATGTTCAAAACGACATGGGCATGACCACAGTCATCAGAAGGGTAACCGTTCTAGTCTACCTAAATTGAAGTCCAGGGTGCGAGACGAGTCTTCACCTGCCAGGAAAGCTCAAATCACAAAATGCTCTAGCAAGCTCCGCAGGGCTAGCAGCTCCAGTGGCATCACCTATCGGCCCATTCAAGTGGTGTCAGATCATCTATCCCTACCAGCACCAGATGGTACAAAATGCTCTAGCAAGCTACGCAGGGCTAGCAGCTCCAGTGGCATCACCTATCGGCCCATTCAAATGGTGGCAGATCATCTATCCCTACCAGCACCAGATGGTTCAAAATGCTCTAGCAAGCTCCGCAGGGCTAGCAGCTCCAGTGGCATCACCTATCGGCCAATTCAAGTGGTGGCAGATCATCTATCCCTACCAGCACCAGATGGTGCAGGGCTGAAGAAACAGAAGACCTCGTCTATGACTAATGCAACTGCCATAAGCACCAGCAAGTTTGGTCAAGATTCACCTTATCAAGATATCGCCAGATTGATAACTTTGCATGGTTATCCTTTGTCAATTGTGGAGAATGAAGATATGAGAAGAATTTTAAAGAACATCAGTCACATGACTAACAAAGTCTCTCTTAGTGATATGGAAGAACATTTACTTGCTCTGTTTCAGAAGAAGAAGATAAACGTCAAGGATGAAATTGCACTTACCTCCCAGCGTATCTCGCTATCAGCAAGCATCTGGACTCATGATGGACCTGAGCCAGCAGTAAATTACCTCTGTTTGACAGCACATTTTATTACTGAAGACTGGAAAATTCACAGATTAGTAATCAAATTCGGCATGTATTGGTGCTCACCTACTAATTTGGAAAGGATAATACACTGCAAGGAGGCTTGTGTTCCAGAGTCGGAAAGTGGATCATACAATGTCATATGGGATGCAATCAGAGACTGGAATCTTGACCAGAAGATTTTGAGCCTGACTTCAGTTGGTGAAATCAAGAATGATGCAAATACCTTGAAGCTCAAGGAGATGCTCATAAACAAGAGGTGCCTTCCCATCAGAGGCAAGCTGTACAACATTGCTTGTGTGGATGATATGCTAAACAGTGTTGTTTCTGATGGACGATCATATATACTTTTCCTTGTTGGTGACATAGTAAAGGACTTTTTTGGGGCATGTGCATCTTCATCATCGATGCAACAGCAGCTTCTGGAAGTTATTTCACAGATGAGTTTGAAATGTCCGCAAGAAGATGCCAAGTGGTGGCACAAGTTATATTTTAGGCTTGAAGTTGTGTTGCAATTCAACAAGTTGTTTCCTGCTGCAGAAGTGCTGTCTCCAGAAGATATGACAGCTACTTGGTCTATTTGCAAGATTTTGAGGACATTTTATCGTGTCATCGAAGTAATTTCTAGCCCTAGCTCTCCGACAGCAAATGTATACTTCAGCGAGGTATGGAAAGTGAGGACAGTTCTGCAAGAAGAAGCATCAAACGATCACACAGAGATTGTGACTCTGGTCATGGAGATGCAGGAAGCGTTCGATGAGTATTGGCAGAACTCATACGTGTGGCTGTCAATACCTGTCGTGTTAGATCCAAGATTCAAGATGAGCTTCATTCAATTTCGTCTGCAACGGGCTTACAGCACAGACTCACTGGGCTACTTATCTGAAATACATGATACAGTCCAGGAACTCTTCGATGAATACTACGATGCTACAGAGCAGCTGAGTGGCGTCCGTCTTTTAAGGAGTGCAGCTTTGGATACAGCTGATAATGATCCTTTGGAAGATTGGGATGAGCATCTCAATTGCCAGATGTCTTCAGAACTTGAGGACTACCTTGGGGAGGTTCTAGTCCCAAGAAAAGACGATTTCGACATTCTTAAATGGTGGATGGAACACGCCACGAAGTACCCCACACTTGCTGCTATTGCCCGGGATGTCTTAGCGATGCCGGCATCTGCTGTTCAATCTGAAGCAGCATTCAGTAGCAGCGGGCCAGTAATTCCAAAGCATCAGAGCACACTGAGCATCGAGACGATTGAAGCACTTGTGTGTAGTCGAGATTGGATGAGATAA